The DNA sequence GGAGACCGAAGCGGATCGCCCACAGCACGAGCATCCCGACGGCGATGGTCGCAAAGACGTTCTCCGTCCGCCAGGCGACGGCGGCGGCGACGAGACCGGCGACGAGTCGGTCGTCGGCCACAGTGTCGACGAGCGACGGTTCGATGGTCACGAGTGCCGGGACGACCAGTGCCGCGAGCACCGCCGCCGGGACGTACGACAGTGCCCGTTCGACCCACTCGGGGATGTCGTCGACGCGGCCGAACAGTGCGATAAAGGAGAGGCGGATGGCGTAGGTGACGACGCCGAGAGCGAGAATGACGGCCCACAGCGTCGCCGGGCCGTAGCTGGTCGTCATCGCCGTCCCTCCACGAACATCCCGGCCGCGACGCCGACGAGCGCGGCGACGATCAGTCCGAGATTGAACGGGAGTCCCGCACCGACGACGGCGACGATGCCTGCGGCGGCCCCTGCGGCGAGCGATTCACGGTTTTTCAACGCCGGCACGAGCAAGGCGAGGAAGACGAGCGGGACGGCGAACTCGAGGCCCCACGACTCGGGGACGCCCGCGCCGACGACGACGCCGACGACGGTGCCGACCTGCCAGACGCCCCACAGCGCGAGCGACACGCCGAGATAGTACCACCGCTGGCCCGAGTCGTCGGCGTCGTAGCGGGCGACGGTGAGCGCGAACGCCTGGTCGGTGAGGAAGTACGCGAGCAGCGCGCGGATACGGGCCGTCGCGGCCCGGAAGTGCGGCGCGATAGAGGCCGAGTACATCAGCATCCGGAGGTTGATGACGGCGGCCGTGAGAACGACGACGGCGAGCGAGGCGTCGTTCCCGAGCAGTTCGAGTGCGGCCAGCTGCGACGCACCTGCGAAGACGAAGACGGACATTCCGACCGCCTGAAGGAGCGAGAGACCGGTTTCGGCGGCGGCGACGCCCGCGACGAGCGCGAAGGGGAGGATACCGAGGAGGAGGGGAAGCGCGTCACGGATCCCTGCGGAGAAGTGAGTCGAGACTCGGTCCATACAGTGGAAGAAATGTGGAGCTATGAAACCCCTGTCTATTCGGCAACGCGTCCTGTCGATTCCGCATACCCAACCGTTATCACGCGACGCGCGGAGAGTCGAACAGATATGTCAGCCGAGAGTGACAGCGACGCCTTCAGCCCGGAAGACCTCGCACGCCTCCCCGAGTTCTACCATCCGAGCGTTTCGCCGGACGGCTCGACGGTCGCGCTCTACTACGACGGCACCGGCCGCAACGAACTCTTTCTCCTCGACCCGGTGACCGGCGAGCGGACGCAGGTCAGCGACGGCGACGTCCCGCGCAACGCCCGCTGGCCGATTCTGTGGCGCGGCGACGGCGAGGCGGTCTACTTCCACCGCGACGAGGGCGGCGACGAACAGAACGACGTCTACAGCATCGACCGCGAGGGACGCGTCGAGCAGGTCGTCGCCGTCGACGGGCAGGCCATCGCCATGGACAGCAGTTCCGACGGCCGCTATCTGCTCTACGCCAGCGACGAGGGCACGCAGATGAACCTCTATCACTACGACACCGACGCCGACGAGCGCGAGCAGCTCACCGCCTCAGAGAAGCCGGTCTACCAGGGACTGTTCTCCCCGGACGACGACCGTATCGCCTACGCCGCCAACGAGACAGACGACCTCGAAAACACCGACACGTACGTCATGCGCGCCGACGGGAGCGAGAAGCGGAAGCTCGCCGTCGGCACGGCGGGCACCGAGGTCCAGCCGGTCGACTGGCATCCTGCGGGCGACCGTCTCCTCGTCGCCGACAACAGCGCGGACCTCGGCCGAGCCGGAATCTACTATCTCGACGACGACACGGTCGAATGGCTCGGCAACGGCCAACACGAGGAGTCTCCGGCGGCGTTCTCGCCGGACGGGAGTCAGGTCGTCGTCACTCGCCAGCGCGAGGCGGCGTCGATGCCCGTCGTCTACGACCTCGACGGCCGCGAAGTCGCGGAGTTCGACCTCCCGGAGGGCGTCACCAGCGTCGCCGGACGGAGTGGCTTCCTCGACGACGAGACGCTCGTCCTCGGCCACAGTACCCCGAGCGAGCGGTCGACGCTCTACGCCTACGACCTGGGGATGCACACGACGACGACGCTCTTGGCTCCGGACTACGGCGACGTCGACCCCGACCGCTTCGTCGACGCCGAGTACGTGACCTACGAGTCGACCGACGGTCTCGGCATCGGCGCGCTGTTGTTCGACGCCCGCCAGCGGCCCGGCGTCGACGCCGACGCAACGGAGCAGCCAGCGGTCGTGATGGTCCACGGCGGGCCGCACGGCCAGTCGACGAAGGCGTTCAACCTCTACGCGCAGTTCCTCGTCAACAAGGGCTACACGGTCCTCCAG is a window from the Halogranum gelatinilyticum genome containing:
- a CDS encoding AzlD domain-containing protein — protein: MTTSYGPATLWAVILALGVVTYAIRLSFIALFGRVDDIPEWVERALSYVPAAVLAALVVPALVTIEPSLVDTVADDRLVAGLVAAAVAWRTENVFATIAVGMLVLWAIRFGLPLVA
- a CDS encoding S9 family peptidase, with the protein product MSAESDSDAFSPEDLARLPEFYHPSVSPDGSTVALYYDGTGRNELFLLDPVTGERTQVSDGDVPRNARWPILWRGDGEAVYFHRDEGGDEQNDVYSIDREGRVEQVVAVDGQAIAMDSSSDGRYLLYASDEGTQMNLYHYDTDADEREQLTASEKPVYQGLFSPDDDRIAYAANETDDLENTDTYVMRADGSEKRKLAVGTAGTEVQPVDWHPAGDRLLVADNSADLGRAGIYYLDDDTVEWLGNGQHEESPAAFSPDGSQVVVTRQREAASMPVVYDLDGREVAEFDLPEGVTSVAGRSGFLDDETLVLGHSTPSERSTLYAYDLGMHTTTTLLAPDYGDVDPDRFVDAEYVTYESTDGLGIGALLFDARQRPGVDADATEQPAVVMVHGGPHGQSTKAFNLYAQFLVNKGYTVLQPNYRGSTGRGREFKNRIHGDWGGMEQADVAEGGRWLMGRDWVDEERVAVFGGSYGGYSVYMQLVQYPELWATGIAWIGITDLHRLYEDSMPHFQTMLEQQLGDPEENDELWRDRSAITHVDAIERPIFMVHGVNDPRCPVSQARIFRDALEERGWTEGEEFEYEELGEEGHGSTDTDQKLRTFSLLGDYLDRRL
- a CDS encoding AzlC family ABC transporter permease, encoding MDRVSTHFSAGIRDALPLLLGILPFALVAGVAAAETGLSLLQAVGMSVFVFAGASQLAALELLGNDASLAVVVLTAAVINLRMLMYSASIAPHFRAATARIRALLAYFLTDQAFALTVARYDADDSGQRWYYLGVSLALWGVWQVGTVVGVVVGAGVPESWGLEFAVPLVFLALLVPALKNRESLAAGAAAGIVAVVGAGLPFNLGLIVAALVGVAAGMFVEGRR